A single Nocardioides bizhenqiangii DNA region contains:
- a CDS encoding 13E12 repeat family protein translates to MDLGTAPLFDLTAPVVTQVAEPAVRTRSQALLASIKQRRTVIADQEIATVREIAEWAAEHVVAEDAADVATLTERGLDTGLPLAGPGAPLISDFAVMELSALLGRSLDSGRNYVGQVLELAHRLPKTWTRLLDGQVPVWKALRVADATRLLPQDAVGFVDNHLAPFAHGVTWAQVDRLVEEALVRYDPDAAEERRRESRDHRHVHTGLDRVGYNGTADLSGTLDAADALDLEHAIARRAQLAGQLGDTDTLDVRRAKALGEIAREDLVLDLEVADPDTGEITRTIPGRKTELTLHLSATDQTVGRFGNTRTPISVEQVKEWLNTPHTTVIVRPVVDLAGHQPVDSYEIPDRIRRQVTERDHHCGFPYCTQPAEACDRPHHPTRRRRDDLRLQPLPGLPRPPPVQNLGPSDLPDAQPRHLPLDPAHRDLPGRPHRHPPTHRHTTARGLATPPRTPPPGGAKGMPTPVPKPVLKPQAAHLPPPPVIPLRPQPQRAPQTSPRPGRARGTAPQPRTISSAGGMEGGRARRPRMLARPSQAAALRVLRTSVMPPTTASNTSLRNGFLSTSAPADAMPSATPARSSLR, encoded by the coding sequence ATGGATCTCGGGACCGCACCCCTCTTCGACCTCACCGCCCCAGTGGTGACCCAGGTCGCCGAACCCGCGGTCCGCACCCGGTCCCAGGCGCTGCTGGCCAGCATCAAGCAGCGCCGCACGGTCATTGCCGATCAGGAGATCGCCACCGTCCGCGAGATCGCCGAATGGGCTGCCGAGCATGTCGTTGCTGAGGACGCGGCGGATGTGGCGACGTTGACCGAGCGGGGTCTGGACACCGGGCTCCCGCTGGCCGGACCCGGCGCACCCCTGATCTCCGACTTCGCGGTGATGGAGCTCTCCGCGTTGTTGGGGCGGTCGTTGGACTCGGGGCGCAACTACGTCGGCCAGGTCCTCGAGCTCGCCCACCGCCTCCCCAAGACCTGGACCCGCCTCCTCGACGGCCAGGTCCCGGTGTGGAAAGCACTGCGGGTCGCCGACGCCACCCGACTCCTACCGCAGGACGCTGTCGGGTTCGTCGACAATCACCTGGCACCGTTCGCGCACGGGGTGACCTGGGCGCAGGTCGACCGGCTGGTCGAGGAAGCCCTGGTCCGCTACGACCCCGATGCCGCCGAAGAACGGCGCCGGGAGTCCCGGGACCACCGGCACGTCCACACCGGCCTGGACCGGGTCGGCTACAACGGCACCGCCGACCTCTCCGGCACCCTGGACGCCGCGGATGCCCTCGACCTCGAACACGCCATCGCCCGCCGCGCCCAGCTCGCCGGCCAACTCGGCGACACCGACACCCTCGACGTCCGGCGGGCCAAAGCACTCGGGGAGATCGCCCGGGAGGACCTGGTCCTCGACCTCGAGGTCGCCGACCCCGACACCGGAGAGATCACCCGGACCATTCCCGGCCGGAAGACCGAGCTCACCCTCCACCTCTCCGCCACCGACCAGACCGTGGGCCGGTTCGGCAACACCCGCACCCCCATCTCGGTGGAGCAGGTCAAGGAATGGCTCAACACCCCCCACACCACTGTGATCGTGCGGCCGGTGGTCGACCTCGCCGGCCACCAACCGGTCGACTCCTATGAGATCCCCGACCGGATCCGCCGCCAGGTCACCGAACGCGACCACCACTGCGGCTTCCCCTACTGCACCCAACCCGCCGAAGCCTGCGATCGACCACATCACCCCACACGCCGGCGGCGGGACGACCTGCGCCTGCAACCTCTCCCCGGCCTGCCGCGGCCACCACCGGTACAAAACCTCGGGCCAAGCGACCTACCGGATGCTCAGCCCCGGCACCTACCACTGGACCCTGCCCACCGGGACCTACCTGGTCGACCCCACCGGCACCCACCAACTCACCGCCACACCACCGCCCGAGGACTAGCGACCCCGCCCCGCACCCCGCCACCCGGCGGGGCCAAAGGCATGCCCACACCGGTCCCGAAGCCGGTCCTGAAGCCGCAAGCCGCGCACCTGCCGCCACCACCCGTCATCCCCTTGCGGCCGCAACCACAACGAGCACCCCAGACCTCCCCGCGCCCGGGCAGGGCCCGGGGAACCGCACCGCAACCGAGGACGATCTCCTCGGCCGGCGGGATGGAAGGAGGGAGGGCCCGCCGGCCGAGGATGCTTGCGCGTCCTTCTCAGGCCGCGGCGCTGCGGGTGCTGCGGACGTCGGTGATGCCACCGACGACGGCGTCGAACACCTCGCTGAGGAACGGGTTCCTGTCGACCAGCGCGCCTGCGGACGCGATGCCGAGCGCGACGCCGGCGAGGAGCTCGTTGCGGTAG
- a CDS encoding GNAT family N-acetyltransferase, translating into MTVAIRPVDPAADSPLLHGWVTEERAAFWGMTDCDEDRVREIYSYIDEQEHLAAYLFLVDGTPVGLLQTYDPEVDEIGEWYDRRPGDVGVHLLLAADEARAGRTEEIVAAGLMFVFALARCRRLVFEPDARNAASLAMMARIGAVRGPLVDMRTSIAAKPAQFFFLERDQM; encoded by the coding sequence GTGACGGTCGCGATCCGGCCCGTCGATCCCGCCGCCGACTCGCCGTTGCTGCACGGGTGGGTCACCGAGGAGCGCGCGGCGTTCTGGGGGATGACCGACTGCGACGAGGACCGGGTCCGGGAGATCTACAGCTACATCGACGAGCAGGAGCACCTCGCGGCGTACCTCTTCCTGGTCGACGGCACCCCGGTCGGGCTGCTGCAGACCTACGACCCCGAGGTCGACGAGATCGGGGAGTGGTACGACCGGCGGCCGGGGGACGTGGGCGTCCACCTGTTGCTCGCGGCCGACGAGGCACGCGCCGGTCGCACCGAGGAGATCGTCGCCGCGGGGCTGATGTTCGTCTTCGCCCTGGCCCGTTGCCGGCGGCTGGTGTTCGAGCCGGACGCCCGCAACGCCGCCTCGTTGGCGATGATGGCGCGGATCGGCGCTGTGCGCGGCCCGCTGGTCGACATGAGGACAAGCATCGCCGCGAAGCCGGCGCAGTTCTTCTTCCTCGAACGGGACCAGATGTAG
- a CDS encoding lysine N(6)-hydroxylase/L-ornithine N(5)-oxygenase family protein codes for MKVHDFVAVGLGPFNLGLACLTDPLRTTDGMSGVFLEARDRFDWHPGMLLDDATLQVPFLADLVTMADPTSRWSFLNYLKRSGNLYPFYIRESFYPLRREYDDYCRWAAERLDNVRFGQRVTAVEHDGSAYVVRSATGETWRSKRLVLGIGSSPRIPTALGPLLGAPDVTHSSDYLERKPALQQLRTITIVGSGQSAAEIYHDLLADAPAHGYELVWLTRSPRFFPMEYTKLTLEMTSPEYGAYHRALPLETRDRLSREQRHLFKGISGDLVDAIFDLHYQQRVTGDGPRTTLLTNTEVRAARTLGASHELDLLHVETGEEFGLSTDGLVLATGYAPTTPAFLDGVRDRIRFDERGRYDVAADYSVDVCGGEIFVQNAEEHTHSLLAPDLGMGAYRNSVIIAAMLGREVYPVEKRIAVQTFGVPDHLRRSPVPAGAGR; via the coding sequence GTGAAGGTCCACGACTTCGTCGCCGTCGGGCTGGGTCCGTTCAACCTCGGCCTGGCCTGCCTGACCGATCCACTGCGAACCACGGACGGTATGTCCGGGGTGTTCCTGGAGGCCCGGGACCGCTTCGACTGGCACCCGGGCATGCTGCTGGACGACGCGACCCTGCAGGTCCCGTTCCTCGCGGACCTGGTGACGATGGCCGACCCGACGTCACGCTGGTCGTTCCTCAACTACCTCAAGCGGTCCGGCAACCTCTATCCGTTCTACATCCGGGAGAGCTTCTACCCCCTCCGCCGGGAGTACGACGACTACTGCCGGTGGGCGGCCGAGCGGCTCGACAACGTGCGGTTCGGGCAGCGGGTCACCGCGGTCGAGCACGACGGCTCGGCGTACGTCGTCCGCAGCGCGACCGGGGAGACCTGGCGCAGCAAGCGCCTGGTGCTCGGGATCGGTTCCTCGCCGCGCATCCCGACGGCGCTCGGGCCGCTGCTCGGCGCACCGGACGTCACGCACTCGTCGGACTACCTCGAGCGCAAGCCCGCCCTCCAGCAGCTGCGCACGATCACGATCGTCGGCAGCGGCCAGAGCGCCGCGGAGATCTACCACGACCTGCTGGCCGACGCGCCTGCGCACGGCTACGAGCTGGTCTGGCTGACCCGGAGCCCGCGGTTCTTCCCGATGGAGTACACCAAGCTCACGCTCGAGATGACGTCGCCGGAGTACGGCGCCTACCACCGGGCGTTGCCGCTCGAGACCCGCGACCGGCTGAGCCGCGAGCAGCGGCACCTGTTCAAGGGCATCAGCGGCGACCTGGTCGACGCGATCTTCGACCTGCACTACCAGCAGCGCGTCACCGGCGACGGCCCGCGGACGACGCTGCTCACCAACACCGAGGTGCGTGCCGCGCGCACCTTGGGAGCGAGCCACGAGCTCGACCTGCTGCACGTCGAGACGGGTGAGGAGTTCGGGCTGAGCACGGACGGGCTGGTGCTGGCGACGGGTTACGCCCCGACGACCCCGGCCTTCCTCGACGGCGTGCGCGACCGGATCCGTTTCGACGAGCGGGGACGCTACGACGTCGCCGCCGACTACTCCGTCGACGTCTGCGGCGGCGAGATCTTCGTCCAGAACGCCGAGGAGCACACGCACTCGCTGCTGGCGCCGGACCTGGGCATGGGCGCCTACCGCAACTCGGTGATCATCGCGGCGATGCTCGGCCGCGAGGTCTACCCCGTCGAGAAGCGGATCGCCGTGCAGACCTTCGGGGTACCAGACCACCTGCGCCGCTCGCCCGTGCCCGCCGGAGCCGGCCGATGA
- a CDS encoding dihydrofolate reductase family protein — protein sequence MGSIKSGLFISLDGVIESPETWHFDYWSDEMGAAVGELMSDSDATLLGRQTYEEFASYWPDADPDDPITAQMNGAKKYVVSSSLKEATWENSTVVNGDVAAELAALKENAKLGTTGSATLVRWMLEQGLVDELHLLVHPVVVGKGKKLFEDGAKVPLQLKSSTQFDSGVLHLVYVPAGE from the coding sequence ATGGGATCCATCAAGTCCGGCCTCTTCATCTCACTCGACGGCGTCATCGAGTCGCCCGAGACCTGGCACTTCGACTACTGGAGCGACGAGATGGGCGCGGCCGTCGGGGAGCTGATGAGCGACTCCGACGCCACGCTGCTCGGGCGGCAGACCTACGAGGAGTTCGCGTCGTACTGGCCCGACGCCGACCCCGATGACCCGATCACCGCGCAGATGAACGGCGCCAAGAAGTACGTCGTCTCCAGCTCGCTGAAGGAGGCGACCTGGGAGAACTCCACGGTCGTCAACGGCGACGTCGCGGCCGAGTTGGCCGCGCTCAAGGAGAACGCCAAGCTCGGCACCACGGGCAGCGCCACCCTCGTCCGCTGGATGCTCGAGCAGGGCCTCGTCGACGAGCTGCACCTGCTGGTGCACCCGGTCGTGGTCGGCAAGGGCAAGAAGCTCTTCGAGGACGGCGCCAAGGTGCCGCTCCAGCTCAAGTCGTCCACCCAGTTCGACAGCGGCGTGCTGCACCTCGTCTACGTGCCGGCTGGAGAATGA
- a CDS encoding GNAT family N-acetyltransferase — MKLTIEPLDFERDCRLLHAWVTHPRSAFWMMQDATLDDVRREYGAIVADPHHDVFLGRADGRPAFLVETYDPGRSPLADLPEFRPGDLGMHVLVGPPEGGPLPGFTTQVFAAVLEHCFADPAVRRVVVEPDVDNAAIRVKNVAAGFVELREVAVPGKTAMLSVCTREAYELATGATAPHLTPALMERAHRHLVAKAIGEYAHERLVTPEPDESRPGWWSLTAGTSSYSFSARVHPLEHWVVDADSIDPAPDAQAFVAELAPALGIPDQLLPTYLEEIASTLAAAAWKLRHRRIPVAELVDADYQTIEAAMTEGHPAFVANNGRIGFGLDDYQAFAPETGEPVRLHWLAARRAVTRLTLGAGRTEEELYDGELARSTRERFHARLRGLGLDPADYLFLPVHPWQWVNKLAVTFAPDLARRDLVHLGAGDDEHRPQQSIRTFFNQSRPERHYVKTALAIQNMGFLRGLSPAYMEATPAINDWVAATVEADPELRSTGFTVLRELAAIGYTGDAFHRHAGPSPYRKLVAALWRESPVPQLGAGERPATMASLLHRDADGDALVTALIKASPVDAATWVRGYLRAYLRPLVHCLYAYDLAFMPHGENLVLVLRDHVPVRALMKDIGEEVAVMGSLPLPPEVERIRGAFPDDVKALAIHTDVFDGVLRFVGAILAEDGVLGSDEFWGLVRATIEEHLADHPELADAAAHYDLLRPSFRHSCLNRLQLRNTLQMVDLADQAESLIFAGTLANPVARR; from the coding sequence ATGAAGTTGACCATCGAGCCGCTCGACTTCGAGCGCGACTGCCGGCTGCTGCACGCATGGGTGACCCATCCGCGCTCCGCGTTCTGGATGATGCAGGACGCGACGCTGGACGACGTACGACGCGAGTACGGCGCCATCGTCGCCGACCCGCACCACGACGTGTTCCTCGGCCGCGCCGACGGCCGTCCGGCCTTCCTCGTCGAGACCTACGACCCCGGTCGCTCCCCGCTCGCCGATCTCCCGGAGTTCCGGCCCGGTGACCTCGGCATGCACGTGCTGGTCGGTCCGCCGGAAGGCGGGCCGCTCCCGGGCTTCACCACGCAGGTCTTCGCGGCTGTGCTCGAGCACTGCTTCGCCGACCCCGCCGTCCGCCGGGTCGTGGTCGAGCCCGACGTCGACAACGCGGCGATCCGGGTCAAGAACGTCGCCGCCGGCTTCGTCGAGCTGCGCGAGGTGGCGGTGCCGGGCAAGACCGCGATGCTCTCGGTGTGCACGCGCGAGGCCTACGAGCTGGCGACCGGCGCCACCGCACCTCACCTGACGCCGGCGCTGATGGAGCGGGCGCACCGGCACCTGGTGGCCAAGGCCATCGGCGAGTACGCCCACGAGCGGCTGGTCACGCCCGAGCCCGACGAGTCGCGACCGGGCTGGTGGTCCCTGACGGCGGGGACGTCGTCGTACTCCTTCAGCGCGCGGGTGCACCCTCTCGAGCACTGGGTCGTCGACGCGGACTCGATCGATCCGGCACCGGACGCCCAGGCGTTCGTCGCCGAGCTGGCGCCGGCGCTGGGGATCCCCGACCAGCTGCTGCCGACCTACCTCGAGGAGATCGCCTCGACGCTCGCCGCGGCGGCGTGGAAGCTGCGGCACCGCCGGATCCCGGTTGCCGAGCTGGTCGACGCCGACTACCAGACCATCGAGGCGGCAATGACCGAGGGCCACCCGGCCTTCGTCGCCAACAACGGCCGGATCGGGTTCGGTCTCGACGACTACCAGGCCTTCGCGCCCGAGACCGGCGAGCCGGTGCGGCTGCACTGGCTGGCGGCCCGGCGCGCCGTCACCCGGCTGACCCTGGGCGCCGGCCGGACCGAGGAGGAGCTGTACGACGGCGAGCTCGCCCGGTCGACCCGCGAGCGGTTCCATGCCCGGCTGCGCGGTCTCGGGCTCGACCCGGCCGACTACCTGTTCCTCCCCGTGCACCCGTGGCAGTGGGTCAACAAGCTGGCCGTTACCTTCGCCCCCGACCTGGCACGCCGCGACCTGGTGCACCTCGGTGCCGGCGACGACGAGCACCGTCCGCAGCAGTCGATCCGGACCTTCTTCAACCAGAGCCGGCCGGAACGGCACTACGTGAAGACGGCGCTGGCGATCCAGAACATGGGGTTCCTGCGCGGGCTGTCGCCGGCCTACATGGAGGCGACGCCCGCCATCAACGACTGGGTGGCGGCGACCGTCGAGGCGGACCCGGAGCTGCGGTCGACCGGGTTCACCGTGCTGCGGGAGCTGGCGGCGATCGGCTACACGGGTGACGCGTTCCACCGCCATGCCGGGCCGTCGCCGTACCGGAAGCTGGTCGCGGCCCTGTGGCGGGAGAGCCCGGTCCCGCAGCTGGGAGCCGGCGAGCGGCCGGCCACGATGGCGTCGCTGTTGCACCGCGACGCCGACGGCGACGCGCTGGTGACGGCGCTGATCAAGGCGTCGCCGGTCGACGCGGCTACCTGGGTCAGGGGCTATCTCCGTGCCTATCTGCGGCCGCTGGTGCACTGCCTCTACGCCTACGACCTCGCCTTCATGCCGCACGGGGAGAACCTGGTGCTGGTGCTGCGCGACCACGTGCCGGTGCGGGCGCTGATGAAGGACATCGGCGAGGAGGTGGCGGTGATGGGCTCGCTCCCGTTGCCGCCCGAGGTGGAGCGGATCCGCGGTGCGTTCCCCGACGACGTGAAGGCGTTGGCGATCCACACCGACGTGTTCGACGGGGTGCTGCGGTTCGTCGGCGCGATCCTCGCCGAGGACGGCGTCCTGGGCTCGGATGAGTTCTGGGGGCTGGTGCGCGCGACGATCGAGGAGCACCTCGCGGACCATCCGGAGCTCGCCGACGCGGCCGCGCACTACGACCTGCTGCGACCGAGCTTCCGGCACAGCTGTCTCAACCGGCTGCAGCTCCGCAACACGCTGCAGATGGTGGACCTGGCCGACCAGGCCGAGTCGCTGATCTTCGCCGGCACCCTGGCCAACCCGGTGGCCCGGCGGTGA
- a CDS encoding RNA polymerase sigma factor yields the protein MESARVIARLTRIVGDVDTAEELAQDAFATALEKWRGEGVPANPAAWLHKTAHFLAVDRVRRRDTQRSKYREVAAREPAAVELDLDADLADDLLGLIFMVCHPILAPDARSALILKLVCGLSTDEVARAFLAPETTVAQRIVRAKKTLSAAGIRFELPPENERPARLDAVREVVYLLFNEGHTATSGDQLVRHDLAAEALRLGRMLAALAPRDPETLGLLALMELQASRLAARTAADGSAVLLMDQDRSRWDQLLIRRGLALLDQVDALGGNAGAYALQAAIAACHARARTPEETDWQRITALYDGLAQISPSPVVDLNRAVATAQAFGPEAGLAIVRQLQELASMRSYHLLPAVAGDLLCRSGDHVAAREEFLRAASLTRNNQERSTLQGRAADCAAGHA from the coding sequence GTGGAGTCCGCGCGCGTCATCGCCCGGCTGACCCGCATCGTCGGCGACGTCGACACCGCGGAGGAGCTGGCCCAGGACGCCTTCGCCACAGCACTCGAGAAGTGGCGTGGTGAGGGCGTCCCGGCCAACCCCGCCGCCTGGCTGCACAAGACCGCGCACTTCCTGGCCGTGGACCGGGTGCGGCGGCGGGACACCCAGCGCAGCAAGTACCGGGAGGTCGCGGCTCGGGAACCGGCCGCGGTCGAGCTCGACCTCGACGCGGACCTGGCCGACGACCTGCTCGGCCTGATCTTCATGGTCTGCCACCCGATCCTGGCTCCGGACGCCCGGTCGGCACTGATCCTCAAGCTGGTCTGCGGCCTGTCGACCGACGAGGTCGCCCGCGCCTTCCTCGCGCCGGAGACCACCGTCGCGCAGCGGATCGTGCGGGCGAAGAAGACGCTGTCGGCGGCGGGGATCCGCTTCGAGCTGCCGCCGGAGAACGAGCGGCCGGCGCGCCTCGACGCCGTCCGGGAGGTCGTCTACCTCCTCTTCAACGAGGGCCACACGGCGACCAGCGGCGACCAGCTCGTGCGCCACGACCTGGCGGCGGAGGCGCTCCGGCTCGGCCGGATGCTCGCGGCCCTCGCCCCGCGCGACCCCGAGACCCTCGGGCTGCTCGCGCTGATGGAGCTGCAGGCGTCGCGGCTGGCGGCGCGCACGGCGGCGGACGGCTCCGCCGTGCTCCTCATGGACCAGGACCGGTCCCGCTGGGACCAGCTCCTGATTCGCCGCGGGCTGGCCCTGCTCGACCAGGTCGACGCCCTCGGCGGCAACGCCGGCGCTTATGCGCTCCAGGCGGCGATCGCCGCCTGCCACGCCCGCGCCCGCACCCCCGAGGAGACCGACTGGCAGCGGATCACCGCGCTGTACGACGGGCTCGCCCAGATCAGCCCGTCCCCGGTGGTCGACCTCAACCGCGCCGTGGCGACGGCACAGGCGTTCGGTCCCGAGGCCGGGCTGGCGATCGTGCGTCAGCTCCAGGAGCTCGCCAGCATGCGGAGCTACCACCTGCTGCCCGCGGTCGCCGGCGATCTGCTGTGCCGGTCGGGCGACCACGTCGCCGCCCGCGAGGAGTTCCTCCGCGCCGCGTCGCTCACCAGGAACAACCAGGAGCGCAGCACCCTGCAGGGCCGGGCGGCGGACTGCGCCGCGGGTCACGCCTAG
- a CDS encoding YciI family protein: MRYMVMHYQTQDMEDGVKPSPEQQAEIGAYMQEAAQAGVFLTGEGVHGSSQGARVEVADGDVRVIDGPFAEAKELIAGFAILEVDSLAEAIEHARKFALLVGTHRVDVRRVIEYADLA, translated from the coding sequence ATGCGCTACATGGTGATGCACTACCAGACCCAGGACATGGAGGACGGCGTCAAGCCGTCGCCCGAGCAGCAAGCCGAGATCGGCGCCTACATGCAGGAGGCCGCCCAGGCCGGGGTGTTCCTGACGGGTGAGGGCGTGCACGGGAGCTCGCAGGGCGCCCGGGTCGAGGTCGCCGACGGCGACGTCCGGGTGATCGACGGCCCGTTCGCCGAGGCCAAGGAGCTGATCGCCGGCTTCGCGATCCTCGAGGTCGACTCGCTCGCCGAGGCGATCGAGCACGCGCGGAAGTTCGCGTTGCTCGTGGGCACCCACCGGGTCGACGTCCGCCGTGTCATCGAGTACGCCGACCTTGCCTGA
- a CDS encoding alpha/beta fold hydrolase, whose protein sequence is MIWHRTGGSDDGPLLVLLHGLGGTAELWRGVEALLPERWPGGWLTPDLPGHGRSPRAASYTFDAQAALVAEALPADRDLVLLGHSMGGMVALAMAGSHPGVRRVVGFSIKTWWPPDQVEGMRGQSQKPARVFATREEAIERYLMASGLRGLGDPSAPEHEAGVVEVDAPEPGWRIAQDMGTFDFGVPDMPALLARVSCPVTLGRGSEDQFVRTDNYAGLGVDVVTFEGLGHNPHIEDPAAVVALL, encoded by the coding sequence GTGATCTGGCATCGGACCGGCGGCAGCGACGACGGCCCCCTCCTCGTGCTCCTCCACGGGCTCGGCGGTACGGCGGAGCTGTGGCGCGGCGTCGAGGCGCTCCTGCCCGAGCGGTGGCCTGGTGGGTGGCTGACGCCCGACCTGCCGGGTCACGGACGGTCGCCCCGCGCGGCGTCGTACACCTTCGACGCGCAGGCGGCACTGGTCGCCGAGGCGCTCCCGGCCGACCGCGACCTGGTGCTGCTCGGCCACTCGATGGGCGGCATGGTGGCGCTCGCGATGGCGGGCTCCCACCCCGGCGTCCGCCGCGTCGTGGGGTTCTCGATCAAGACCTGGTGGCCGCCGGACCAGGTGGAGGGCATGCGGGGGCAGTCGCAGAAGCCGGCCCGGGTGTTCGCGACACGGGAGGAGGCGATCGAGCGCTACCTGATGGCGTCCGGGCTGCGTGGGCTCGGCGACCCCTCGGCGCCCGAGCACGAGGCGGGCGTCGTCGAGGTCGACGCCCCTGAGCCGGGCTGGCGGATCGCCCAGGACATGGGCACCTTCGACTTCGGGGTACCGGACATGCCTGCCCTGCTGGCCAGGGTGTCCTGCCCGGTCACGCTCGGCCGTGGCTCGGAGGACCAGTTCGTCCGGACGGACAACTACGCGGGTCTCGGCGTCGACGTCGTCACGTTCGAGGGTCTCGGCCACAACCCGCACATCGAGGACCCGGCAGCGGTCGTGGCGTTGCTCTAG
- a CDS encoding MBL fold metallo-hydrolase, translating into MRLPVHPRAPLGRPRLEPYADRFDVPAAEGPMSVQFLGVATLLVDDGETQLLTDGFFSRPGLLSVGLRRVEPDRRRIEECLTRAGATRVRAVAPVHSHYDHALDSAVVADLTGARLVGGESTANIGRGGDLPDDRIRVVDSGDEVQQGAFSLTFIASEHCPPDRFPGAITEPVVPPAKVGAYKCGEAWSILVEHASSHRLLIQGSAGYVEGALTGLRAEVAYLGVGQLGKQDETYIRAYWEHTVRAIGARRVVLIHWDDFFRPLDRPLRALPYFGDDLDATMRVLLPLAEEDGVSLHFPTVWAREDPWVGL; encoded by the coding sequence GTGCGCCTGCCCGTCCATCCGCGAGCGCCGCTCGGTCGGCCCCGTCTGGAGCCGTACGCCGACCGCTTCGACGTGCCGGCCGCTGAGGGGCCGATGTCGGTGCAGTTCCTCGGGGTGGCGACGCTGCTGGTCGACGACGGGGAGACGCAGCTACTGACCGACGGGTTCTTCTCGCGGCCGGGTCTGTTGTCGGTGGGTCTGCGCCGGGTCGAACCCGATCGGCGGCGGATCGAGGAGTGCCTGACTCGAGCCGGCGCCACCCGGGTGCGCGCAGTCGCGCCCGTGCACAGTCACTACGACCACGCGCTCGACAGCGCCGTCGTCGCGGACCTGACCGGCGCGCGACTCGTCGGCGGGGAGTCGACGGCCAACATCGGGCGTGGCGGCGACCTGCCCGACGACCGGATCCGGGTCGTCGACAGCGGCGACGAGGTGCAGCAGGGCGCCTTCTCGCTCACGTTCATCGCGTCCGAGCACTGTCCGCCCGACCGGTTCCCCGGCGCGATCACCGAGCCCGTCGTCCCTCCGGCCAAGGTCGGCGCCTACAAGTGCGGCGAGGCGTGGAGCATCCTCGTCGAGCACGCGAGCAGCCATCGGCTGCTGATCCAGGGCAGCGCCGGGTACGTCGAGGGCGCGCTCACCGGCCTCCGGGCCGAGGTCGCGTACCTCGGCGTCGGCCAGCTCGGCAAGCAGGACGAGACCTACATCCGGGCCTATTGGGAGCACACAGTGCGCGCCATCGGCGCGCGCCGTGTCGTCCTCATCCACTGGGACGACTTCTTCCGCCCGCTCGACCGGCCGCTCCGCGCCCTGCCCTACTTCGGCGACGACCTCGACGCGACCATGCGGGTCCTCCTGCCGCTGGCGGAGGAGGACGGCGTCAGCCTGCACTTCCCCACCGTGTGGGCGCGCGAGGATCCCTGGGTCGGTTTGTGA